The genomic stretch GGGGCGCATGGCACCTATGGCAAGAGCTCGCTGGTGTGGGACAAGTCCGCCGGGCGAGGGATGCCGGGTGTCGAACTGTTCAATTCGCCGGTCGATCTCGAGCAAGCCCTCGGGGCGAAGCTCTGCACCGCGCTGAACGAGGCCCGAGCAAAGCGTCGCGGCGGGCCGGTCGGGCAAGATGGTGAATGGCCGAACGATTGCCCGGGACTGGACGAGGCATCGATCCTCGTCGGCTCCTCGAATGGAAAGACCTTCGACCGGATCGCGGTCTATTTCGGGCCCTACGTGGCCGGTCCCTATGCCGAAGGCGATTACGAACTCGATTTCCCGGTGACGGCCAGCGTTATCGATGCGGTGAAGCCCGAATATGCCGATGCCTTCAGCGTGAAGCGCTGATTGGCTCGCAATCCATCGCGGCAATCGCTATGTCGCGCGGATGACAGAATATCAGGTGATCGAAGGCGACCAGACCGTCTATCGCGACGGGACCATCAAGCTGCATGGCGAGGATGGTTTCGAAGGCATGCGCAAGGCCGGCCGGCTGGCAGCAGAAATTCTCGACGAGCTGACCACGTTCGTGAAGCCCGGCGTGACGACCGGCGAGATCGACGACCTCGTGCGCGGGATGACGCTGGATGCGGGCGCGGTTCCGGCGACCATGGGCTATCGCGGCTATGCACATAGCTGCTGCACCTCGATCAACCATGTGATCTGCCATGGCATCCCTAGCGAAAAGGCGCTGAAGGACGGCGACATAGTCAATATTGACGTGACGCCGCTGCTGGACGGCTGGCACGGCGACACCAGCCGCATGTTCTATGCCGGGGAGCCCGCGCTCAAGGCCACGAAGCTGGTCGATGTGACTTACGAATGCCTGATGCTGGGGATCGAGGCCGCTGCGAAGCCCGGCGCGCGGCTCGGCGATATCGGTGCCGCGATCGAGGCGCATGCGCGGCAGTTCCGCTATGGCGTGGTGCAGGAGTTCTGCGGCCACGGCCTCGGCCGCTTGTTCCACGATGCGCCGGAAGTCATCCACGCAGCGAAGGCGGGGACCGGCCCGCAGCTGAAGCCCGGCATGTTCTTCACGATCGAACCCATGATCAATCTCGGTCGCCCGCATGCGAAGATCCTGCGCGACGGCTGGACCGCGGTGACGCGTGACAAGTCGCTCTCCGCGCAGTTCGAACACTCGATCGCGATTACCGACGACGGGGTGGAGATTTTCACCGAAAGCCC from Qipengyuania profundimaris encodes the following:
- the map gene encoding type I methionyl aminopeptidase — translated: MTEYQVIEGDQTVYRDGTIKLHGEDGFEGMRKAGRLAAEILDELTTFVKPGVTTGEIDDLVRGMTLDAGAVPATMGYRGYAHSCCTSINHVICHGIPSEKALKDGDIVNIDVTPLLDGWHGDTSRMFYAGEPALKATKLVDVTYECLMLGIEAAAKPGARLGDIGAAIEAHARQFRYGVVQEFCGHGLGRLFHDAPEVIHAAKAGTGPQLKPGMFFTIEPMINLGRPHAKILRDGWTAVTRDKSLSAQFEHSIAITDDGVEIFTESPKGLHKPPY